Proteins from one Fragaria vesca subsp. vesca linkage group LG6, FraVesHawaii_1.0, whole genome shotgun sequence genomic window:
- the LOC101310724 gene encoding probable disease resistance protein At5g66900-like, which yields MVALHCITDNIAHSSLLSCFLVSIEESWLLKARVLASLQHYICIMENLVLEKAFEVLCAGVQDLIVKNFIFKSLLNDAKSRLDDLAPLIKKLADYNQVMGGQEKELEALKGVLAKGQQLVDKCSTITRWSPFKKYKYARQILQWEKSLKSPLKSVKLQEAVNVMDMRIDMQRMMLKQQHSGESSSTRTRLELPPLPRLIVGLDAPMKDLKEKLLCDDGESMLVLTAPGGCGKTTLATMFCKDEEVKGKFKNNILFIPVSQNGNLELVVKRLCKYLGSPVRSFQNEIHMLQWIETFRKERSDPLLLVLDDIWSGQESILESFQFEMSNFKILVTSRSEFPRFSSVYQLKLLDDDNAMKLFYHSTSLGDKRSSRTIEDISRKIVKRCNGFPLAITVVGRSLAGQPLEVWRRRESEWSKGSSILDSETKLFLCLQSSLDALDKGFTTVKDCYLDLGSFPEDYKIPVGVLIDMWAEL from the exons ATGGTTGCATTGCATTGCATCACTGATAATATTGCACACAGCTCTCTCCTCTCTTGTTTTCTAGTTTCTATTGAAGAGAGCTGGTTATTGAAAGCTAGAGTACTAGCTAGTCTGCAACACTACATCTGCATCATGGAAAACTTAGTTCTCGAAAAAGCATTCGAAGTACTGTGTGCTGGAGTTCAGGATCTGATTGTCAAGAATTTCATTTTCAAGTCTCTCCTCAACGACGCCAAATCCAGACTCGACGATTTGGCACCACTGATCAAGAAGCTGGCGGATTATAACCAGGTAATGGGTGGCCAAGAGAAGGAACTGGAAGCTCTAAAGGGAGTCCTGGCAAAGGGCCAACAGCTCGTCGACAAGTGCTCAACCATTACACGATGGAGCCCCTTCAAAAAGTACAAGTACGCCAGACAAATTCTCCAGTGGGAAAAATCTCTGAAAAGCCCGTTGAAGAGTGTGAAGCTGCAAGAAGCAGTGAATGTAATGGACATGAGGATCGATATGCAACGCATGATGCTGAAACAACAACATTCTGGAGAAAGTTCGAGTACTAGAACACGACTTGAACTTCCACCACTTCCACGGCTTATAGTTGGACTGGATGCTCCTATGAAAGACTTGAAGGAGAAGCTACTTTGCGATGATGGGGAGTCAATGCTTGTGCTCACTGCTCCTGGAGGCTGCGGGAAAACTACTTTGGCCACAATGTTTTGTAAAGATGAAGAGGTCAAAG GTAAATTCAAGAACAATATTCTCTTTATTCCTGTATCCCAAAATGGCAATTTGGAACTTGTTGTGAAACGACTTTGTAAATACCTGGGTTCTCCGGTTCGTAGTTTTCAAAACGAAATACATATGCTTCAATGGATCGAAACATTTAGAAAGGAAAGATCAGATCCTCTATTATTGGTCCTCGATGATATTTGGTCTGGACAAGAATCCATTCTTGAGAGCTTTCAATTTGAAATGTCAAATTTCAAGATTTTAGTGACATCAAGATCTGAATTTCCAAGATTTAGTTCTGTATATCAGTTAAAGTTATTGGATGATGACAACGCCATGAAACTCTTTTATCACTCGACATCATTGGGAGATAAGCGCTCTTCTCGTACTATAGAAGATATCTCAAGAAAG ATAGTAAAGCGTTGCAACGGATTTCCACTTGCTATTACAGTTGTGGGAAGATCACTTGCTGGGCAGCCTTTAGAGGTTTGGCGAAGAAGAGAGTCGGAATGGTCTAAGGGTTCTTCAATTTTAGATTCTGAGACGAAATTGTTTCTTTGCCTCCAAAGCAGCTTAGATGCTC